In Chryseobacterium gleum, a single genomic region encodes these proteins:
- a CDS encoding TlpA family protein disulfide reductase: MKKLILIFMMGIFGISYSQKVPAVLKTGFSKEALQQKLEDEDGKSVTIQQILDQHKGKVLVIDFWAGWCRDCLNALPKAKELEEKNKNIDFVFLSLDRSKEGFEKSLERFDMKHKENYWFSTGWKNDFNNYVDLNWIPRYIVIDQKSSIAKYYAISPEDPEIQQTIDQLLK, from the coding sequence ATGAAAAAGTTGATATTAATTTTTATGATGGGAATTTTTGGGATAAGTTATTCACAAAAAGTCCCTGCTGTCCTTAAAACAGGATTTTCAAAAGAAGCCTTACAGCAAAAACTGGAAGATGAAGATGGAAAAAGTGTGACCATACAGCAGATTCTTGATCAGCATAAAGGAAAAGTTTTAGTTATTGATTTCTGGGCAGGATGGTGCAGAGACTGTTTAAACGCACTTCCAAAAGCTAAGGAACTGGAAGAAAAAAACAAGAATATCGATTTTGTATTTCTGTCATTAGACCGTTCAAAAGAAGGGTTTGAAAAAAGTCTTGAAAGATTTGATATGAAACACAAAGAAAACTATTGGTTTTCCACAGGCTGGAAAAATGATTTTAATAATTATGTAGATCTTAACTGGATCCCAAGATATATAGTCATCGATCAGAAATCCTCGATTGCAAAATATTACGCAATATCACCTGAAGATCCTGAGATTCAACAAACCATCGACCAACTTTTAAAATAG
- a CDS encoding GNAT family N-acetyltransferase: MITREATEQDLKTLLEFEQGIVTAERPFNSTLIEGEIHYYDLKHLIQSPDATVIVAEENNEIIASGYALIKKAEKDYYQFKEYAYLGFMYVRPEHRGKGINKVITDELISWSKSRGMNEVRLDVYAQNESAVKAYEKAGFEPHLLTMRLKE, encoded by the coding sequence ATGATCACAAGAGAAGCTACAGAACAGGATTTAAAAACTCTTTTAGAATTTGAACAGGGCATTGTGACTGCTGAAAGACCATTCAACAGTACCCTTATTGAAGGAGAGATTCATTATTATGATTTAAAACATCTGATACAGTCTCCGGATGCGACAGTAATTGTTGCAGAAGAAAATAATGAGATTATTGCATCAGGATATGCCCTGATTAAAAAAGCAGAGAAAGATTACTATCAGTTTAAAGAATATGCCTATTTAGGTTTTATGTACGTCAGGCCTGAACATCGTGGAAAAGGAATCAATAAAGTGATTACCGATGAACTTATTTCATGGTCGAAATCCAGAGGAATGAATGAAGTAAGACTGGATGTATATGCTCAGAATGAATCTGCTGTAAAAGCTTATGAAAAAGCAGGTTTTGAGCCGCATCTGCTCACCATGAGACTGAAGGAGTAA
- the dinB gene encoding DNA polymerase IV, whose protein sequence is MDFSLPLRKIIHVDMDAFYASVEQHDNPTLKGKPIAVGGQHRGVVAAASYEARKYGVRSAMPSKTAKEKCPQLIFVPPRFARYKEISKKIREIFYEYTDLVEPLSLDEAYLDVTENKKGMESANLIAKEIRQKIFEQTGLTASAGISVNKFLAKVASDINKPNGQKTIHPDKMEEFLEELPVEKFYGVGKVTANKMFSLGIYKGKDLKKKSLEDLIRIFGKSGQHYYNVVRGIHTSEVKPHRIQKSVAVERTFFEDLLDEQQINEKLESLAQELHQRLQKNNILGRTLTLKIKYKDFSLFTRSITKEEYFSSPEQYFTTGKKLWELRPFDKAVRLLGLSLSHLNTEEKKQVSVQLKIPFEEFESD, encoded by the coding sequence ATGGATTTTTCTTTGCCTCTTCGTAAAATTATTCACGTGGACATGGATGCATTCTATGCTTCTGTGGAGCAGCATGATAATCCTACACTGAAAGGTAAGCCCATCGCTGTAGGTGGACAGCATCGAGGTGTTGTTGCTGCCGCAAGCTATGAAGCCAGAAAATATGGTGTTCGTTCTGCCATGCCCAGTAAGACTGCCAAAGAAAAATGCCCGCAGCTTATTTTTGTTCCTCCCCGCTTTGCCAGGTATAAAGAAATTTCGAAAAAGATCCGGGAAATTTTCTATGAATATACGGATCTGGTAGAACCCTTATCATTGGATGAAGCGTATCTTGATGTCACCGAAAATAAAAAGGGAATGGAGTCTGCCAACCTCATCGCCAAAGAAATCCGTCAGAAAATTTTTGAACAGACCGGGCTGACAGCCTCTGCAGGAATTTCGGTCAATAAATTCCTGGCTAAAGTAGCTTCCGATATCAATAAACCCAATGGCCAGAAAACAATCCACCCGGATAAGATGGAAGAATTCCTGGAAGAATTGCCTGTAGAAAAATTTTATGGTGTAGGAAAGGTTACGGCTAACAAAATGTTTAGTTTAGGAATTTATAAAGGAAAAGATTTAAAAAAGAAATCTCTTGAAGATCTGATAAGAATTTTTGGAAAGTCCGGCCAGCATTATTATAACGTGGTGCGCGGTATTCATACTTCTGAGGTAAAACCTCACCGGATTCAGAAAAGTGTAGCGGTGGAAAGAACATTTTTTGAAGATCTTCTGGATGAACAGCAGATTAATGAAAAACTGGAAAGTCTGGCACAGGAACTTCATCAGAGATTACAGAAAAACAATATTCTCGGAAGGACTTTAACATTAAAAATAAAGTATAAAGATTTCTCTCTTTTCACAAGAAGTATCACAAAGGAAGAATATTTTTCTTCTCCTGAACAGTATTTTACTACCGGAAAAAAACTATGGGAACTTCGGCCTTTCGATAAGGCGGTCCGCTTATTAGGATTATCTCTTTCTCATCTGAACACAGAAGAAAAAAAGCAGGTTTCTGTTCAACTAAAAATCCCGTTTGAAGAATTTGAAAGTGACTAG